One region of Sardina pilchardus chromosome 18, fSarPil1.1, whole genome shotgun sequence genomic DNA includes:
- the wu:fc17b08 gene encoding ligand-dependent corepressor isoform X4: MIERRGIRQDLDSWRYKLIQCVGFESILEGLFGSRLIEDLRLFKDCQPEGVSDWSFDENCLFCCLRREKVKEHLLGLNNDSLGSVARPLSFIKDQFNINNLEREAEEFLNAVLHRKDIPSFSDPDIPVVAREIMQRMIRQFAAEYTSKTSSAQGTPQPNGTSDQSLLTTHSQTPAPAAPSAPAAPAAPALATLTSARNPVLSQLLMAEQEAPLDLTVKRPDAIVCEQDGVLDLSTKKNRNRIAVSVRTPAAPLVKGISPRRDHSSRDADDQPPPWSSRDDGIGEFDNHPSLLKLFTHSEQNLPVRNVTERQTEPLGLLKHKPLPSPLLRNESWTKPPFNLSKPPPNTAGNDHKGLSDLSETSVVPVRSPAALKSLQHKTDMGHSPPVGLKIPQVRGMDLSWSSHNSSLHGYGLLMSSYSEDALGKKLHSIFPKHSRRGSMGGLHDEAGECLGSEAERAISGQPYSTSDPEVDSSFKQPRKKRGRYRQYNMENLEEAIGVVMNGKMSVSKAQTVYGIPHSTLEYKVKERLGTLKNPPKKKLKLKTEENEEEVAVKCEPPELSEEASPSADVSKDE, translated from the exons ATTGTCAGCCTGAAGGTGTGTCAGATTGGTCATTTGATGAAAATTGTCTTTTCTGCTGCTTAAGACGAGAGAAAGTCAAG GAACACCTACTTGGCCTGAACAACGACAGTTTGGGCAGTGTGGCAAGACCATTGTCCTTCATTAAAGACCAATTTAATATCAACAACCTTGAGAGGGAAGCAGAGGAATTCCTCAATGCAGTCTTGCACAGGAAAG ACATCCCAAGCTTCTCAGACCCGGACATTCCTGTAGTGGCTCGCGAAATAATGCAGCGAATGATCCGTCAGTTCGCTGCCGAATATACCTCAAAAACCAGCTCTGCTCAGGGCACGCCCCAGCCCAACGGCACCTCGGACCAAAGCCTGCTGaccacacactcccaaacaccGGCTCCCGCGGCTCCCTCGGCTCCTGCGGCTCCTGCGGCTCCTGCTCTGGCCACCCTCACCTCGGCCAGGAACCCGGTCCTCAGCCAGCTTCTTATGGCGGAGCAGGAAGCTCCCCTCGACCTCACAGTCAAGAGGCCCGACGCTATTGTCTGTGAGCAAG aTGGTGTCCTTGATCTCTCAACCAAGAAAAACCGGAACAGAATCGCTGTGTCAGTCAGAACCCCTGCTGCGCCTTTGGTTAAGGG GATCTCCCCGAGACGTGACCACAGCTCGAGAGATGCAGATGACCAGCCGCCTCCATGGAGCTCGCGGGACGATGGGATTGGGGAGTTTGACAACCACCCTTCCCTTCTTAAACTGTTTACTCACTCTGAGCAGAACCTGCCGGTCCGAAATGTCACTGAACGCCAAACCGAACCTCTGGGACTCTTGAAACACAAGCCGTTGCCCTCTCCGTTACTCAGGAATGAATCTTGGACCAAGCCGCCTTTTAACCTCTCGAAACCCCCGCCGAACACTGCAGGGAATGACCACAAGGGCTTATCTGATCTCAGTGAAACCTCTGTTGTGCCTGTACGAAGTCCTGCCGCTCTCAAGTCGCTGCAGCACAAAACTGACATGGGTCACTCGCCGCCCGTGGGCCTCAAGATTCCTCAGGTCAGAGGCATGGATCTGTCCTGGAGTTCCCACAACTCCAGCCTGCACGGCTATGGCCTGCTGATGAGCTCCTACTCTGAGGACGCCCTCGGCAAGAAACTCCACTCCATCTTTCCCAAACACAGCCGCAGAGGGAGCATGGGGGGCCTCCACGACGAAGCCGGGGAGTGCCTGGGGTCGGAAGCGGAGCGCGCCATATCTGGCCAGCCGTACTCGACCTCTGACCCAGAAGTAGACTCCAGCTTCAAGCAGCCCCGGAAGAAGAGGGGCCGCTACCGGCAGTACAACATGGAGAACCTGGAGGAGGCCATCGGCGTGGTGATGAACGGGAAGATGAGCGTCTCGAAGGCCCAGACCGTCTACGGAATACCTCACAGCACTCTGGAATACAAAGTGAAGGAGCGCCTAGGAACACTCAAGAACCCACCTAAGAAGAAGCTTAAACTGAAGACCGAGGAGAACGAGGAGGAAGTCGCCGTGAAATGCGAGCCGCCCGAGCTCAGCGAGGAAGCGTCACCCAGCGCTGATGTTTCCAAAgatgagtga